A genomic stretch from Coffea arabica cultivar ET-39 chromosome 10c, Coffea Arabica ET-39 HiFi, whole genome shotgun sequence includes:
- the LOC113714732 gene encoding tubulin-folding cofactor A yields MASTMKNLKIKTSTCKRIVKELHSYEKEVEREAAKVADMKDKGADPYDIKQQENVLAESRMMIPDCHKRLEAALADLKNILLELEESNKKHGAEVEEAEKVIAEVEQLFQAGN; encoded by the exons ATGGCGTCGACaatgaaaaatctgaaaatAAAGACTTCAACATGCAAGCGCATAGTCAAAGAGCTCCATTCCTATGAGAAAGAGGTCGAGAGAGAGGCTGCCAAGGTTGCAGACATGAAGGACAAAGGAGCTGATCCATATGATATCAAACAGCAG GAAAATGTGCTTGCTGAATCTAGGATGATGATTCCTGATTGCCACAAGCGTCTAGAAGCTGCCTTGGCTGACCTGAAAAATATTCTG CTTGAGTTGGAAGAGTCAAACAAAAAACATGGAGCAGAAGTTGAAGAAGCAGAAAAAGTGATAGCAGAGGTTGAACAGTTGTTTCAAGCAGGCAACTAG
- the LOC113713510 gene encoding transcription factor bHLH25-like → MDMASFNNQFVTNSMQDHQVDDGFFDIKPFLSEVFPAISYCNSDSIPIQMPQTCMKQKFKQLNDTNLSPSHPTVESNLKGSSPFSNTQLISFGKSSPYSSDGEKSYEDEIVYNSRIPIRRTPIQAQYHVQAERKRREKLSDLFIALSKLVPGLKKLDKASVLEDANKHIKELQERLKTLEEEKKNNSKAPEIMVERCIISTCSGNTSSFKGATLELIPEIKVKIQGKNVLVKILCEKKYQGSISSMSSELEKLHLTILDSRILRFGCCTLDITLKAQVDNEFSVTMKDIIEHLQQGIFQLHS, encoded by the exons ATGGACATGGCCAGCTTCAACAATCAATTTGTAACCAACTCAATGCAGGATCACCAAGTTGATGATGGATTTTTTGACATTAAACCTTTTCTTTCCGAGGTTTTCCCTGCAATATCATACTGTAATTCAGACAGTATTCCGATTCAGATGCCTCAGACTTGCATGAAACAGAAATTCAAGCAGCTTAACGACACCAATTTGAGCCCTTCACACCCTACAGTTGAATCAAATCTAAAGGGCTCATCTCCATTCTCTAATACGCAACTTATTTCTTTTGGAAAATCAAGTCCATACTCATCAGATGGTGAGAAATCATACG AAGATGAAATTGTTTACAATAGCAGAATCCCCATAAGGAGAACGCCAATTCAAGCTCAATATCATGTTCAGGCAGAAAGGAAGCGAAGAGAAAAGCTGAGTGACCTCTTCATAGCTCTTTCAAAACTTGTTCCAGGCCTCAAAAAG CTGGACAAGGCTTCTGTCCTTGAAGATGCAAACAAGCACATTAAAGAACTCCAAGAACGTTTGAAGACTCTggaggaagagaaaaagaacaactCCAAAGCACCCGAAATCATGGTAGAAAGATGTATTATCTCTACATGCAGTGGTAATACTTCTTCCTTCAAAGGCGCCACACTAGAACTAATCCCTGAGATCAAGGTTAAAATCCAGGGCAAAAACGTGCTTGTAAAAATCCTGTGCGAGAAAAAATACCAGGGATCCATATCAAGCATGTCAAGTGAACTTGAGAAACTACATCTTACCATCCTGGATTCCAGAATCTTAAGATTTGGTTGTTGTACACTTGACATTACTCTTAAGGCTCAG GTGGACAATGAATTCTCCGTAACAATGAAGGACATTATAGAGCATCTTCAACAAGGCATATTCCAATTGCACTCATGA
- the LOC140015729 gene encoding protein FAR1-RELATED SEQUENCE 5-like, whose product MDCSKLAENGTPELGMEFNSEEDAYKFYNKYAFKMGFSVRKDYLNKDKDGMTTSRRYSCCKEGVKRKYEGDVMPKRTRAPTKTGCGAKMVIVLFRGTMKYRVHDLVLEHNHELHIAQCAHMMPSQRKVSVAQGFQTEISEDAGFSLKQSHELMGTEAGGMGNVGYTRDDLKRYLRTRRERSLKYGEAGSMLNYFQEQTLENPSFFHAVQLDCEEQITNIFWADAGMLIDYNFFGDVVTFDTTYKTNKEYRPLGVFVGFNQHRQIVIFGAALMYDETIDSFKWVFGTFLEAMCGKHPSTILTDQDHAMAAALSIVMPETFHDLCTFHIRRNFMKHLGNHYKENSDLPYMFGACMYEFQEVEQFNRVWEAMVKKHNLENNEWLSGLYKIRDKWARCMMKERWTAGMRSTQLSESLNAAIKNHLKLDHDLVQFFRHFNQVVDEKRHNELIAEYEMRQKLPMVGLRQTPMLVHASETYSPTVFVAFQNEYGESTAMVILRQQDAAMFVEFTVMRYDGGPERTVVFNRNDLSVRCSCKKYENEGILCGHALKVFDTVGIKIIPPEYIKRRWTKRARAGDCFDRRGQEVVADPKVMISTRYRELAPAMIKVATRAAMSKDTSKVAITVISDLSKRVELLLSESEEQHLQNQKNLNMEERDKIEIVNEMGEAVVARDIKKRGGGKKSKVMRSWVDKFDRVKRKSRLSRTTQTTVSESEPTSVSFEEYMFMGCRSSTDSVSTHSMSQTVNGPPNVVAPDTDESQTIHRLANQGPPASVPTEWMHLRFSIFFKHNSIRDVLMEERGIISTHCDVDAYHVFAPSPQGRNNTQGLQLRVDVASPQNEVDE is encoded by the exons ATGGATTGCAGCAAATTGGCAGAAAATGGGACCCCTGAATTAGGAATGGAGTTCAACAGTGAAGAGGATGCGTACAAGTTTTACAACAAGTATGCCTTTAAAATGGGTTTCAGTGTACGTAAAGACTATCTGAATAAAGACAAAGACGGCATGACCACGTCTAGGAGATATAGTTGCTGCAAGGAAGGTGTGAAACGCAAGTACGAAGGTGATGTGATGCCAAAGAGGACACGAGCGCCGACGAAAACAGGGTGTGGAGCTAAGATGGTTATCGTGTTGTTTAGAGGGACAATGAAGTACCGTGTGCATGACCTTGTCTTAGAGCATAATCATGAGTTGCACATTGCTCAATGTGCTCACATGATGCCATCACAAAGAAAAGTGAGTGTGGCTCAAGGATTCCAAACTGAAATAAGCGAGGATGCTGGGTTTTCATTGAAACAGAGCCATGAGCTTATGGGAACGGAAGCAGGTGGGATGGGTAATGTGGGATATACTCGGGATGATCTTAAACGATATCTTCGAACAAGACGGGAAAGGAGCTTGAAATATGGAGAAGCAGGTAGCATGCTGAATTATTTTCAAGAGCAAACACTCGAGAATCCATCCTTTTTTCATGCCGTACAGCTGGACTGTGAAGAACAAATAACGAATATCTTTTGGGCTGATGCAGGAATGTTAATTGACTACAACTTTTTTGGAGACGTAGTCACATTCGAcacaacctacaaaacaaataaagaatacCGGCCACTTGGAGTATTTGTGGGTTTTAACCAGCATAGGCAAATTGTGATATTCGGTGCTGCCCTTATGTATGATGAGACGATAGATTCTTTCAAATGGGTGTTTGGTACATTTTTAGAAGCAATGTGCGGAAAACATCCAAGTACCATACTAACCGACCAAGATCACGCCATGGCAGCCGCTCTTTCAATTGTCATGCCTGAAACATTTCATGATCTATGTACGTTTCACATAAGGCGTAATTTTATGAAACATCTTGGCAATCATTACAAGGAAAATAGTGATCTTCCATACATGTTTGGTGCCTGCATGTATGAGTTTCAAGAAGTGGAACAATTCAATAGGGTGTGGGAGGCGATGGTGAAGAAACACAatcttgaaaataatgaatggCTCTCGGGGTTGTACAAAATTCGTGATAAATGGGCAAGGTGCATGATGAAAGAAAGATGGACTGCGGGAATGCGAAGCACCCAACTCAGCGAAAGCCTAAATGCAGCaattaaaaatcatttgaaactgGATCATGACCTTGTGCAGTTCTTTAGACATTTCAATCAGGTGGTTGATGAAAAGAGACATAATGAACTGATCGCAGAATATGAAATGAGGCAAAAGCTCCCCATGGTAGGGTTAAGGCAAACACCTATGCTTGTGCATGCATCAGAGACGTATTCACCAACCGTATTTGTTGCATTCCAAAATGAATATGGCGAGTCAACAGCTATGGTTATATTGAGACAACAAGATGCAGCGATGTTTGTGGAGTTTACGGTCATGAGGTATGATGGAGGACCTGAAAGAACAGTAGTATTCAATCGGAATGATCTAAGTGTACGTTGCAGTTGCAAAAAATACGAGAATGAAGGCATTTTATGTGGGCACGCGTTGAAGGTGTTTGATACCGTGGGCATAAAAATAATTCCTCCTGAATACATTAAGAGGCGATGGACAAAAAGAGCTCGGGCTGGAGATTGTTTTGATCGGCGAGGACAGGAAGTTGTGGCTGATCCTAAAGTCATGATTTCAACTCGTTATCGGGAGCTCGCTCCAGCCATGATTAAGGTCGCAACTCGAGCAGCAATGTCGAAGGACACCAGCAAAGTAGCAATCACTGTCATATCCGATTTGTCAAAGAGAGTTGAGCTCCTCCTCTCAGAAAGTGAAGAGCAACAtttgcaaaatcaaaaaaatctgaATATGGAGGAAcgagataaaattgaaattgtaaatgaaATGGGGGAGGCAGTAGTCGCAAGAGACATTAAAAAACGAGGCGGTGGGAAGAAAAGTAAAGTGATGCGAAGTTGGGTCGATAAATTTGACAgagtaaaaagaaaatctagATTATCAAGAACTACACAGACTACg GTCTCAGAATCGGAGCCGACATCGGTTTCATTTGAGGAATACATGTTTATGGGATGCCGTTCATCTACTGACTCTGTTTCG ACGCATTCAATGAGTCAGACAGTGAATGGCCCTCCAAATGTTGTTGCTCCCGATACCGATGAAAGTCAAACG atCCACCGTTTGGCTAATCAGGGGCCTCCTGCAAGTGTCCCTACAGAATGGATGCATCTcagattttctatttttttcaagcATAACTCCATCAGAGATGTCTTAATG GAGGAGCGTGGGATAATTTCAACACACTGTGATGTTGATGCATATCATGTATTTGCACCATCACCTCAG GGAAGAAATAACACACAGGGATTGCAACTACGCGTTGACGTCGCCTCCCCCCAAAATGAGGTTGATGAATGA